A section of the Primulina eburnea isolate SZY01 chromosome 1, ASM2296580v1, whole genome shotgun sequence genome encodes:
- the LOC140824986 gene encoding uncharacterized protein isoform X3, which produces MAISTQLLFLALLLIFSAAENFENPEEIFDVRRHLSTVTRYLVAKDISENSFVPSNSLDHCKPIHLNLVARHGARAPTNKKLKDLVAFSTRLEVLLGKVKEDKSSAQKIPPWLWRWNSPWAGKRIGGELISEGENELYQLGIRTREKFPELFHEDYHPDLYPIKATQISRASASAVSFGMGLFSGQGNLGPGRHRAFAVTSESRASDIMLRFHDCCQNYKSIRKDQEPYVEKLKEPVLKEIAQELVKRWGLNFTSRDVLSMWFLCKQEASLLNTTDQACAIFSPSEVGLLEWADDLELFVLKGYGNSLNYRMGVPLLRDVIQSMEEAVKANEEGLVPGSCEVARLRFAHAETLLPFSCLLGLFLDGSEFEKIQREQPLQLPPKPPHKRIWRGSTVAPFAGNNMLVLYNCPANNSSKYFVRVLHNEHPIRLPGCDNSDICPFEVFKERIAAPHLKHDYYSLCNVESPEKLVPTCKFSQILRWFFPGLQS; this is translated from the exons ATGGCCATTTCTACGCAGCTTCTATTCCTTGCACTTCTGCTAATATTTTCTGCagctgaaaattttgaaaatcccGAAGAGATTTTCGATGTTCGTAGACATTTATCCACTGTAACCAG GTATCTCGTAGCAAAGGATATTTCCGAGAATTCATTTGTGCCTTCAAATTCTCTTGATCATTGTAAACCTATTCACTTAAATCTGGTG GCAAGGCACGGAGCTCGGGCTCccacaaataaaaaattaaaagatttagTGGCCTTTTCAACTCGCCTGGAAGTCCTTTTAGGAAAAGTTAAAGAGGACAAATCATCTGCACAGAAGATTCCTCCGTGGTTATGGCGATGGAATTCTCCTTGGGCAGGAAAGCGCATAGGTGGAGAGTTGATTAGTGAAGGAGAGAATGAACTGTATCAGCTTGGGATTAGAACCAGAGAGAAATTTCCGGAACTATTTCATGAGGATTACCACCCTGATTTATATCCAATTAAAGCAACTCAG atTTCTCGAGCCTCGGCTAGTGCTGTATCATTTGGAATGGGACTTTTTAGTGGACAAGGAAATCTTGGACCAGGTCGCCATCGAGCTTTTGCAGTGACCAGTGAGAGCCGTGCAAGTGATATAATGTTGAGATTCCATGATTGTTGTCAGAACTACAAG TCTATCAGGAAGGATCAGGAACCATATGTTGAGAAACTCAAGGAACCTGTACTAAAAGAAATAGCTCAAGAATTAGTCAAACGTTGGGGTTTGAATTTCACATCACGGGATGTGTTGTCTATGTGGTTTCTGTGCAAACAG GAAGCATCTTTATTAAacacaactgatcaagcttgTGCTATTTTCAGTCCATCTGAG GTTGGGTTGTTGGAGTGGGCAGATGACCTGGAGCTATTTGTACTGAAAGGTTATGGCAATTCCTTAAATTACCGAATGGGAGTGCCTTTACTTCGAGATGTCATTCAGTCGATGGAGGAAGCTGTAAAGGCTAACGAAG AAGGACTTGTTCCTGGAAGCTGTGAAGTTGCCAGACTACGGTTTGCTCATGCAGAAACTCTGCTTCCATTTTCCTGTTTGCTTGGACTTTTTCTTGATGGCTCTG AGTTTGAAAAAATACAAAGAGAACAACCTTTGCAACTCCCACCAAAACCTCCCCACAAGAGAATCTGGCGTGGCAGCACAGTTGCCCCTTTTGCTGGAAATAACATGCTAGTTTTATACAACTGCCCAGCCAACAACTCAAGCAAATACTTCGTGAGAGTACTGCACAATGAACACCCCATTCGATTGCCG GGTTGTGATAATTCTGACATCTGTCCATTCGAGGTCTTCAAG GAGAGAATAGCCGCACCTCATCTAAAGCACGACTACTACTCTCTTTGCAATGTGGAGTCGCCGGAGAAATTAGTTCCAACTTGCAAATTTTCACAAATACTGAGGTGGTTTTTCCCAG GACTCCAGAGCTGA
- the LOC140825001 gene encoding probable apyrase 7: MLDQVFSRKRHPSPGITYEQKKWMRVIHVLLCLFLFTCLAFALQFLYSTWFSGQSNFYVVLAFAHLLEQLPQIINEDLAGGNLEMKHPCLQNGCKEPYSCSRCTSIHQKAGSTPISGKKLSNGGKAGVLVQLVGTPDWEECSALLAKVAVNLSEWSDHSPGIDCELQPCALASNLPRPTGQFYAMSGFYVVYQFLNLKTDAALDYVPEKGREFCERSWDLARNSVVPQPFIEQYCFRPPYVVLLLREGLHITVSNVIVDSGSITRTHGVALFESWKDISNWRKDS; encoded by the coding sequence ATGCTGGATCAAGTTTTCTCAAGGAAAAGGCATCCATCACCTGGAATTACATACGAACAGAAAAAGTGGATGAGAGTTATCCATGTTCTCCTGTGCTTGTTTCTGTTTACTTGTCTTGCATTTGCCCTGCAATTTCTATACTCGACTTGGTTTAGTGGGCAATCCAACTTTTATGTTGTTCTTGCATTTGCTCATCTTCTCGAGCAACTTCCGCAGATCATCAATGAAGATTTGGCTGGTGGAAATCTTGAAATGAAGCATCCGTGTTTACAAAATGGTTGCAAAGAGCCGTACTCATGTTCACGTTGCACATCTATTCACCAAAAGGCTGGAAGCACTCCAATTAGTGGTAAAAAACTGAGCAACGGAGGAAAGGCTGGAGTTCTAGTTCAGTTAGTTGGAACTCCAGACTGGGAGGAATGTAGTGCACTGCTGGCTAAAGTTGCTGTTAATTTATCTGAATGGTCAGATCATAGTCCAGGAATTGATTGTGAGCTGCAACCATGCGCACTTGCCAGTAATCTGCCTCGTCCCACTGGTCAGTTCTACGCAATGTCTGGCTTCTATGTGGTTTAccaatttttaaatttgaagaCTGATGCTGCTTTAGACTATGTACCGGAGAAGGGCCGTGAATTTTGTGAAAGATCTTGGGATTTGGCTAGAAACAGTGTTGTTCCTCAGCCTTTTATTGAACAATATTGCTTCAGGCCACCTTATGTAGTCCTCCTTTTGCGAGAAGGATTGCACATTACAGTTAGTAATGTAATTGTCGATTCTGGCAGTATTACTCGGACACATGGGGTGGCTTTATTTGAAAGCTGGAAAGACATTTCCAATTGGAGGAAAGATTCTTAG
- the LOC140824986 gene encoding uncharacterized protein isoform X2 has protein sequence MAISTQLLFLALLLIFSAAENFENPEEIFDVRRHLSTVTRYLVAKDISENSFVPSNSLDHCKPIHLNLVARHGARAPTNKKLKDLVAFSTRLEVLLGKVKEDKSSAQKIPPWLWRWNSPWAGKRIGGELISEGENELYQLGIRTREKFPELFHEDYHPDLYPIKATQISRASASAVSFGMGLFSGQGNLGPGRHRAFAVTSESRASDIMLRFHDCCQNYKSIRKDQEPYVEKLKEPVLKEIAQELVKRWGLNFTSRDVLSMWFLCKQEASLLNTTDQACAIFSPSEVGLLEWADDLELFVLKGYGNSLNYRMGVPLLRDVIQSMEEAVKANEEGLVPGSCEVARLRFAHAETLLPFSCLLGLFLDGSEFEKIQREQPLQLPPKPPHKRIWRGSTVAPFAGNNMLVLYNCPANNSSKYFVRVLHNEHPIRLPGCDNSDICPFEVFKERIAAPHLKHDYYSLCNVESPEKLVPTCKFSQILRWFFPDRIIKEYYLY, from the exons ATGGCCATTTCTACGCAGCTTCTATTCCTTGCACTTCTGCTAATATTTTCTGCagctgaaaattttgaaaatcccGAAGAGATTTTCGATGTTCGTAGACATTTATCCACTGTAACCAG GTATCTCGTAGCAAAGGATATTTCCGAGAATTCATTTGTGCCTTCAAATTCTCTTGATCATTGTAAACCTATTCACTTAAATCTGGTG GCAAGGCACGGAGCTCGGGCTCccacaaataaaaaattaaaagatttagTGGCCTTTTCAACTCGCCTGGAAGTCCTTTTAGGAAAAGTTAAAGAGGACAAATCATCTGCACAGAAGATTCCTCCGTGGTTATGGCGATGGAATTCTCCTTGGGCAGGAAAGCGCATAGGTGGAGAGTTGATTAGTGAAGGAGAGAATGAACTGTATCAGCTTGGGATTAGAACCAGAGAGAAATTTCCGGAACTATTTCATGAGGATTACCACCCTGATTTATATCCAATTAAAGCAACTCAG atTTCTCGAGCCTCGGCTAGTGCTGTATCATTTGGAATGGGACTTTTTAGTGGACAAGGAAATCTTGGACCAGGTCGCCATCGAGCTTTTGCAGTGACCAGTGAGAGCCGTGCAAGTGATATAATGTTGAGATTCCATGATTGTTGTCAGAACTACAAG TCTATCAGGAAGGATCAGGAACCATATGTTGAGAAACTCAAGGAACCTGTACTAAAAGAAATAGCTCAAGAATTAGTCAAACGTTGGGGTTTGAATTTCACATCACGGGATGTGTTGTCTATGTGGTTTCTGTGCAAACAG GAAGCATCTTTATTAAacacaactgatcaagcttgTGCTATTTTCAGTCCATCTGAG GTTGGGTTGTTGGAGTGGGCAGATGACCTGGAGCTATTTGTACTGAAAGGTTATGGCAATTCCTTAAATTACCGAATGGGAGTGCCTTTACTTCGAGATGTCATTCAGTCGATGGAGGAAGCTGTAAAGGCTAACGAAG AAGGACTTGTTCCTGGAAGCTGTGAAGTTGCCAGACTACGGTTTGCTCATGCAGAAACTCTGCTTCCATTTTCCTGTTTGCTTGGACTTTTTCTTGATGGCTCTG AGTTTGAAAAAATACAAAGAGAACAACCTTTGCAACTCCCACCAAAACCTCCCCACAAGAGAATCTGGCGTGGCAGCACAGTTGCCCCTTTTGCTGGAAATAACATGCTAGTTTTATACAACTGCCCAGCCAACAACTCAAGCAAATACTTCGTGAGAGTACTGCACAATGAACACCCCATTCGATTGCCG GGTTGTGATAATTCTGACATCTGTCCATTCGAGGTCTTCAAG GAGAGAATAGCCGCACCTCATCTAAAGCACGACTACTACTCTCTTTGCAATGTGGAGTCGCCGGAGAAATTAGTTCCAACTTGCAAATTTTCACAAATACTGAGGTGGTTTTTCCCAG ACCGCATCATAAAAGAGTATTACCTGTATTGA
- the LOC140825009 gene encoding LOB domain-containing protein 12-like, which yields MGGNSPCASCKLLRRRCAKDCIFAPYFPSDDPHKFAIVHKVFGASNVSKMLQELQVHQRADAVSSLVYEANSRLRDPVYGCVGAISYLQNQVSQLQMQLAMAQAEILCIQMQQQDQPNNFPNINPLVDLEADDKSFLFQNNYNHLPQFLNFTSSNNDSYSNSNNVVYESLKKESYFGHDMVS from the exons ATGGGTGGAAACTCCCCGTGCGCGTCGTGCAAGTTGCTGAGGCGACGTTGCGCCAAGGACTGCATATTCGCTCCGTACTTCCCATCCGATGACCCTCACAAGTTCGCCATCGTTCACAAGGTTTTCGGTGCCAGCAATGTCAGCAAAATGTTGCAG GAGCTTCAAGTTCATCAAAGAGCGGATGCCGTGAGCAGCCTCGTCTACGAGGCAAACTCTAGGCTTCGAGATCCGGTATATGGTTGCGTAGGCGCGATATCATACCTTCAAAACCAAGTTTCTCAGCTCCAAATGCAGCTAGCTATGGCTCAAGCAGAGATACTTTGCATCCAAATGCAGCAACAAGATCAGCCGAATAATTTTCCGAACATCAATCCACTAGTTGATCTTGAGGCAGATGATAAATCTTTCTTGTTTCAAAATAATTATAACCATCTGCCTCAGTTTCTCAACTTCACCTCTTCCAATAATGATAGttatagcaatagcaataaTGTCGTTTATGAGTCTCTCAAGAAAGAGTCCTACTTCGGCCATGACATGGTTTCTTGA
- the LOC140824979 gene encoding probable methyltransferase PMT23, producing the protein MAVQISVQKLLKERKYPFIFVFFILLISVTFLLISNSQSPIAIASDLNQSSPVPPDSDPLHNSVISSNNGSGIANSSNNSDNTISVSDNDSGESEDGAAVEDDDQVVGVQWELCKGSVSVDYIPCLDNWNVIKKLPSRRHMEHRERHCPDLPPRCLVPLPEGYQVPVPWPKSRDMVWYNNVPHPKLVEYKKDQHWVEKSGDYFIFPGGGTQFKDGVDQYIESIQKTLPVIEWGKKTRVILDVGCGVASFGGTLLERNVLAMSFAPKDEHEAQIQFALERGIPATLSVIGTQKLTFADNTYDLIHCARCRVHWDADGGKPLMELNRILRPGGYFIWSATPVYRDDERDQNVWKSMVALTESICWSVVAKTFFDSSQIGLVIYQKPLSSSCYENRKDNSPPMCEQSSRLKSSWYSPLDSCLVPLPNNSQKWPSNWPERLSDIPPSLSSEPDAEETFKADTRHWSALVSEVYLEGLSINWSSVRNVMDMNAHYGGFASALINLPLWVMNIVPIHEPDTLSVIFDRGLIGLYHDWCESLSTYPRTYDLLHSSFLFGNLTKRCDLIETTAEMDRVLRPGGYLLVQDTIEMINKLNPILKSLNWSVNVHQEQFLVGKKDFWRPG; encoded by the exons ATGGCAGTGCAAATATCGGTGCAGAAGCTATTGAAGGAAAGAAAATACCCATTCATATTCGTATTTTTCATTCTTCTCATATCAGTCACTTTTCTCCTCATCTCCAACTCCCAGTCCCCAATCGCCATCGCCAGTGATCTCAATCAATCCAGCCCAGTTCCCCCAGATTCGGACCCTTTACACAACAGCGTGATTTCTTCGAACAATGGCTCGGGAATTGCCAACAGTAGCAATAATAGTGATAATACTATCTCCGTTTCAGATAATGATTCTGGTGAAAGTGAGGATGGCGCTGCTGTTGAAGATGATGATCAGGTGGTGGGCGTGCAATGGGAGTTGTGTAAGGGATCTGTGTCGGTGGATTATATTCCGTGCTTGGATAATTGGAATGTCATTAAGAAGTTACCGTCCCGTCGCCATATGGAGCATAGGGAGAGGCATTGCCCCGATCTGCCTCCCAGGTGTTTGGTTCCTTTGCCGGAAGGTTACCAAGTTCCGGTTCCCTGGCCGAAGAGCAGGGATATG GTATGGTACAACAATGTTCCTCATCCCAAGCTTGTTGAATACAAGAAGGACCAGCATTGGGTGGAGAAATCAGGTGACTATTTTATTTTTCCTGGTGGTGGCACACAATTCAAGGATGGAGTTGATCAGTATATTGAGTCTATTCAAAAG ACTTTACCAGTGATTGAATGGGGAAAGAAAACAAGGGTAATTTTGGATGTTGGCTGTGGTGTTGCTAGCTTTGGTGGTACTCTActggaaagaaatgttctggcTATGTCTTTTGCTCCAAAGGATGAGCACGAGGCTCAAATACAGTTTGCTCTTGAACGGGGAATTCCTGCTACTCTCTCTGTTATTGGAACACAAAAATTAACATTCGCTGATAATACTTATGATTTGATTCATTGTGCTCGTTGCCGGGTTCATTGGGATGCCGATG GTGGAAAACCATTGATGGAGCTGAACAGAATTCTAAGGCCTGGaggatattttatttggtcaGCTACACCAGTCTATAGAGACGATGAAAGAGACCAGAATGTCTGGAAAT CAATGGTAGCTCTGACTGAATCAATTTGCTGGTCGGTAGTGGCAAAAACTTTCTTTGATTCTTCTCAGATTGGGCTAGTTATTTATCAAAAGCCGCTCTCATCTTCCTGCTATGAAAATCGCAAAGATAACAGTCCACCTATGTGTGAGCAGAGCAGCAGGCTTAAAAGTTCATG GTACTCGCCTCTCGATAGTTGCCTTGTGCCACTTCCAAATAACTCACAAAAGTGGCCATCAAACTGGCCAGAAAGACTTAGTGATATACCTCCAAGTCTATCTTCTGAGCCTGATGCTGAAGAAACATTTAAAGCTGATACCAGACACTGGTCTGCGCTTGTCTCGGAAGTTTATCTCGAAGGTCTTTCTATAAATTGGTCGAGTGTGAGGAACGTGATGGATATGAATGCACATTACGGAGG GTTTGCTTCTGCCCTCATAAATTTGCCATTATGGGTGATGAACATCGTCCCCATCCATGAACCAGACACTTTATCTGTCATTTTCGATAGAGGGCTGATCGGTCTTTACCACGACTGGTGTGAATCTTTGAGCACCTACCCACGAACATATGATCTACTGCATTCCAGCTTCCTCTTTGGAAATCTGACCAAAAG ATGTGATTTAATAGAAACGACCGCAGAGATGGATCGTGTATTAAGACCAGGCGGATACCTACTGGTTCAAGACACCATTGAAATGATTAACAAGCTTAACCCAATTCTGAAATCCCTCAACTGGTCTGTAAATGTACACCAAGAACAGTTTCTTGTCGGAAAGAAAGACTTTTGGCGACCCGGATAG
- the LOC140824986 gene encoding uncharacterized protein isoform X1, which produces MAISTQLLFLALLLIFSAAENFENPEEIFDVRRHLSTVTRYLVAKDISENSFVPSNSLDHCKPIHLNLVARHGARAPTNKKLKDLVAFSTRLEVLLGKVKEDKSSAQKIPPWLWRWNSPWAGKRIGGELISEGENELYQLGIRTREKFPELFHEDYHPDLYPIKATQISRASASAVSFGMGLFSGQGNLGPGRHRAFAVTSESRASDIMLRFHDCCQNYKSIRKDQEPYVEKLKEPVLKEIAQELVKRWGLNFTSRDVLSMWFLCKQEASLLNTTDQACAIFSPSEVGLLEWADDLELFVLKGYGNSLNYRMGVPLLRDVIQSMEEAVKANEEGLVPGSCEVARLRFAHAETLLPFSCLLGLFLDGSEFEKIQREQPLQLPPKPPHKRIWRGSTVAPFAGNNMLVLYNCPANNSSKYFVRVLHNEHPIRLPGCDNSDICPFEVFKERIAAPHLKHDYYSLCNVESPEKLVPTCKFSQILRWFFPGSNIIKKIILGA; this is translated from the exons ATGGCCATTTCTACGCAGCTTCTATTCCTTGCACTTCTGCTAATATTTTCTGCagctgaaaattttgaaaatcccGAAGAGATTTTCGATGTTCGTAGACATTTATCCACTGTAACCAG GTATCTCGTAGCAAAGGATATTTCCGAGAATTCATTTGTGCCTTCAAATTCTCTTGATCATTGTAAACCTATTCACTTAAATCTGGTG GCAAGGCACGGAGCTCGGGCTCccacaaataaaaaattaaaagatttagTGGCCTTTTCAACTCGCCTGGAAGTCCTTTTAGGAAAAGTTAAAGAGGACAAATCATCTGCACAGAAGATTCCTCCGTGGTTATGGCGATGGAATTCTCCTTGGGCAGGAAAGCGCATAGGTGGAGAGTTGATTAGTGAAGGAGAGAATGAACTGTATCAGCTTGGGATTAGAACCAGAGAGAAATTTCCGGAACTATTTCATGAGGATTACCACCCTGATTTATATCCAATTAAAGCAACTCAG atTTCTCGAGCCTCGGCTAGTGCTGTATCATTTGGAATGGGACTTTTTAGTGGACAAGGAAATCTTGGACCAGGTCGCCATCGAGCTTTTGCAGTGACCAGTGAGAGCCGTGCAAGTGATATAATGTTGAGATTCCATGATTGTTGTCAGAACTACAAG TCTATCAGGAAGGATCAGGAACCATATGTTGAGAAACTCAAGGAACCTGTACTAAAAGAAATAGCTCAAGAATTAGTCAAACGTTGGGGTTTGAATTTCACATCACGGGATGTGTTGTCTATGTGGTTTCTGTGCAAACAG GAAGCATCTTTATTAAacacaactgatcaagcttgTGCTATTTTCAGTCCATCTGAG GTTGGGTTGTTGGAGTGGGCAGATGACCTGGAGCTATTTGTACTGAAAGGTTATGGCAATTCCTTAAATTACCGAATGGGAGTGCCTTTACTTCGAGATGTCATTCAGTCGATGGAGGAAGCTGTAAAGGCTAACGAAG AAGGACTTGTTCCTGGAAGCTGTGAAGTTGCCAGACTACGGTTTGCTCATGCAGAAACTCTGCTTCCATTTTCCTGTTTGCTTGGACTTTTTCTTGATGGCTCTG AGTTTGAAAAAATACAAAGAGAACAACCTTTGCAACTCCCACCAAAACCTCCCCACAAGAGAATCTGGCGTGGCAGCACAGTTGCCCCTTTTGCTGGAAATAACATGCTAGTTTTATACAACTGCCCAGCCAACAACTCAAGCAAATACTTCGTGAGAGTACTGCACAATGAACACCCCATTCGATTGCCG GGTTGTGATAATTCTGACATCTGTCCATTCGAGGTCTTCAAG GAGAGAATAGCCGCACCTCATCTAAAGCACGACTACTACTCTCTTTGCAATGTGGAGTCGCCGGAGAAATTAGTTCCAACTTGCAAATTTTCACAAATACTGAGGTGGTTTTTCCCAG GTTCTaacatcataaaaaaaattatcttagGGGCTTGA